A single genomic interval of Rosistilla ulvae harbors:
- a CDS encoding DUF1559 family PulG-like putative transporter, with amino-acid sequence MDRFQQKASASRSHKRLGFTLVELLVVIAIIGILVGLLLPAVQAAREAARRMQCQNNMKQLGLALHNHMDTYNSLPPGWVNYDESANRYKTGGWQHGQNEMGWHWLAMLLPYVEQPGLWELVEECEAARPTGTQNPCDHCESMDPNHFGREQLPAFSRCPSAVTLSKQFSDGGYGLEALGKGSNYAASWGSGNMLSWESSATRGAFGTYYTTQEKFNTPAVSRADRYQHSKGMGSQDFIDGLSNTVALSEIIGSDGLTGTSSTDIRGVWMSPAMGATIFSAFLNPNSRERDVIAACDETIPDDRFPLLACTEERDTENVYAAARSFHPGGVNTAMADGSVRFFSETVDNVAVWRPLNTAQNGEVVAE; translated from the coding sequence GTGGATCGTTTTCAACAGAAAGCTTCGGCTTCGAGAAGTCACAAGCGTCTTGGTTTTACCTTGGTGGAACTGTTGGTCGTGATCGCGATCATCGGCATCCTCGTCGGGCTGTTGCTGCCCGCCGTCCAAGCGGCTCGCGAAGCGGCTCGGCGGATGCAATGCCAGAACAACATGAAGCAACTTGGGTTGGCGTTGCACAACCACATGGATACCTACAACTCCCTGCCACCGGGCTGGGTCAACTACGACGAATCGGCAAACCGGTATAAGACCGGCGGATGGCAACACGGCCAGAATGAAATGGGGTGGCACTGGCTGGCAATGCTGCTGCCATACGTCGAACAACCCGGGCTGTGGGAGCTGGTGGAAGAATGTGAAGCCGCTCGGCCGACCGGAACTCAGAATCCATGCGACCACTGCGAATCGATGGATCCAAACCATTTCGGGCGTGAACAGTTGCCTGCGTTTTCGCGATGCCCATCGGCAGTGACGCTCTCCAAGCAATTCAGCGACGGCGGCTACGGCCTCGAAGCTCTGGGCAAAGGTAGCAACTATGCTGCCAGCTGGGGATCGGGCAACATGCTCTCCTGGGAAAGCAGTGCCACCCGCGGTGCATTTGGCACCTACTACACGACGCAGGAAAAGTTTAACACTCCCGCTGTTTCCAGAGCCGATCGCTACCAGCATTCCAAGGGGATGGGCAGCCAAGACTTTATCGATGGCTTGAGCAACACAGTGGCATTGAGCGAGATCATTGGCAGCGACGGGCTGACGGGAACCTCCAGCACCGACATCCGCGGCGTTTGGATGTCGCCAGCGATGGGAGCCACGATTTTCAGCGCCTTCCTGAATCCCAACTCGCGCGAGCGTGATGTGATCGCCGCCTGCGATGAAACGATCCCAGACGACCGTTTTCCTCTGTTGGCTTGTACCGAAGAACGCGACACCGAAAACGTCTATGCCGCGGCGAGAAGCTTTCATCCCGGAGGCGTCAACACCGCGATGGCCGATGGATCGGTTCGTTTCTTCTCCGAGACCGTCGATAACGTCGCCGTCTGGCGTCCGTTGAACACCGCCCAAAACGGCGAAGTCGTCGCGGAATAA
- a CDS encoding methyltransferase domain-containing protein translates to MPLIEIDLPIDLDREPPQATIDWLQRASDRIQRFQDRWDRAPIEQFVASDFELVHQSLDLIRSQRIVSGNRFCEWGCGFAVVSCLADELGWDVIGIEAEADLIVEARRTIADLQASVELWHGNFLPDGSERLADDLGLPSLGHSEDSVYPEIGLYVDDFDLIFAYPWPGEGDFLETVFEKYAENGACFLTFCGPYDMRLVRKVPR, encoded by the coding sequence GTGCCTCTGATAGAAATCGACCTGCCGATCGATCTGGACCGCGAGCCCCCGCAGGCGACGATCGATTGGCTGCAGCGAGCTAGCGATCGAATCCAGCGTTTTCAAGATCGTTGGGATCGCGCGCCGATCGAACAGTTTGTCGCCTCCGATTTTGAACTGGTTCACCAGTCGCTCGACCTGATCCGCAGCCAGCGGATCGTCTCGGGGAATCGCTTCTGCGAATGGGGCTGCGGTTTTGCTGTCGTCAGTTGCCTGGCGGACGAACTGGGCTGGGACGTGATCGGGATCGAAGCTGAAGCCGATCTGATCGTCGAGGCGCGGCGGACGATCGCCGACCTGCAAGCGTCGGTCGAATTGTGGCACGGAAACTTTCTGCCCGATGGCAGCGAGCGACTGGCCGACGACCTGGGGCTACCCTCGCTGGGACATTCCGAGGATAGTGTGTATCCGGAAATTGGTTTGTATGTGGATGACTTCGATCTGATCTTCGCCTACCCTTGGCCGGGGGAAGGCGACTTTTTAGAGACGGTGTTTGAAAAGTACGCCGAAAACGGGGCCTGCTTTTTAACCTTTTGCGGCCCCTACGACATGAGACTCGTTCGCAAAGTGCCCAGATAA
- a CDS encoding DUF1559 family PulG-like putative transporter — protein sequence MNNTRRAGFTLVELLVVIAIIGILVGLLLPAVQQAREAARRMQCKNRLKQIALALHNYADTYRETMIPYVVEDQARINYLATYSGAQGKAQFWFGTVDYDQPDPNQQLDYTQGPLAPFIETSYTSFQCPDFGPGQMDTVKYGLPASGFGFNGYNLSRSSGVDWLPPTYAAVPNPEPMVRRFAEVRSMSATVAFADSAQVKLVSFSPPAYSFEENWLLDPPSHNFPNVHFRHHGAANVAFLDGHVESRQRHFKIDVPGTNYMSAEQAALIDEKKLGYVSGGHLDDPALQDELYDRE from the coding sequence ATGAACAACACGCGCCGCGCCGGCTTCACGCTGGTCGAACTGCTGGTCGTGATCGCAATCATCGGCATCCTAGTTGGATTGCTGTTACCCGCCGTGCAACAAGCCCGTGAAGCAGCTCGCCGCATGCAGTGCAAAAACCGACTGAAACAGATCGCATTGGCGCTGCATAATTATGCCGACACCTACCGCGAGACGATGATCCCCTACGTCGTCGAAGATCAAGCCCGGATCAATTACTTGGCGACCTACTCGGGAGCTCAGGGCAAGGCACAGTTCTGGTTCGGAACCGTCGACTACGACCAACCCGATCCGAACCAACAACTCGATTACACCCAAGGCCCTTTGGCCCCGTTCATCGAGACCAGCTACACATCGTTCCAATGCCCCGACTTTGGCCCCGGCCAGATGGACACCGTCAAATACGGCTTGCCCGCGTCGGGCTTTGGATTCAACGGCTACAACCTCTCGCGGTCCTCGGGGGTCGATTGGTTGCCGCCAACTTACGCCGCGGTCCCCAATCCCGAACCGATGGTCCGCCGTTTTGCCGAGGTCCGTTCGATGAGTGCAACAGTCGCTTTTGCCGACAGCGCCCAAGTCAAACTTGTCTCCTTCTCGCCGCCAGCTTACAGCTTTGAAGAGAACTGGTTGTTGGACCCTCCCAGCCACAACTTCCCCAACGTTCACTTCCGCCATCACGGCGCAGCGAACGTTGCCTTCCTGGACGGACACGTCGAATCGCGGCAGCGACATTTCAAGATCGATGTCCCCGGCACCAACTACATGTCAGCCGAACAAGCCGCACTAATCGACGAGAAAAAGCTGGGTTATGTCAGCGGCGGACACTTGGACGATCCTGCGTTGCAAGACGAACTGTACGATCGCGAGTAG
- a CDS encoding multiheme c-type cytochrome, with protein MKREKVSPKTRTVAAAGENASPRIRPTTKIPAAAAIGILLAFGVVAIFVADAIWPVPPVQSADASAVASTSGSPAESPQAAAWKRMIDQHFAGDAACASCHPKQAAAQRRSGHSRTAVAMLESDFASELLAGQPYRDSRRSQTFEFTSHSNRFMVRDADDPDLPALPVTWLLGSGTHAQTPIFVDQQAQRGVEMRWSFLANRDGIGLTPEHEKFDQYEAKSLQCYGRPMDAGDVRSCLGCHTTVGPPAQLPIQNDLYVANVGCERCHGPRKQHALLAHQGRGEESKPLVQYASAEAYIDACAQCHRDESSVSPTAQPHELVRFQPYGLKRSRCYLESPDKLTCSTCHDPHDTVSHDRTVYIQQCQQCHQPGRDSLCTASPQGDCIDCHMPATEWTAGIAFHDHEIRIHEALAPKHSTPQVKP; from the coding sequence TTGAAACGCGAAAAAGTTAGTCCAAAGACGCGGACGGTTGCAGCGGCGGGTGAAAACGCCTCGCCGCGAATTCGTCCGACGACCAAGATTCCGGCCGCTGCGGCGATCGGAATCTTGTTGGCGTTTGGCGTCGTCGCGATCTTTGTGGCCGATGCAATCTGGCCGGTCCCCCCCGTCCAATCGGCCGACGCGTCGGCGGTTGCGTCGACATCCGGATCGCCGGCGGAATCCCCACAAGCGGCCGCCTGGAAGCGAATGATCGACCAGCATTTTGCCGGCGATGCGGCGTGTGCCAGTTGTCATCCCAAGCAGGCTGCGGCGCAGCGACGCTCGGGACACTCTCGCACCGCAGTGGCGATGCTCGAATCGGACTTCGCATCCGAACTGCTGGCGGGCCAGCCCTACCGCGACTCGCGGCGTTCCCAGACGTTTGAGTTCACTTCGCACAGCAATCGCTTCATGGTTCGCGACGCCGACGATCCCGATCTGCCAGCGCTGCCGGTCACCTGGCTGCTCGGTTCGGGGACGCATGCTCAGACGCCGATCTTCGTCGACCAACAAGCTCAACGCGGGGTGGAAATGCGTTGGTCCTTCCTTGCCAATCGAGACGGGATCGGGCTGACACCGGAACACGAAAAGTTCGATCAATACGAAGCCAAATCGCTGCAGTGTTACGGTCGGCCGATGGACGCCGGTGATGTTCGCAGCTGCCTTGGTTGCCACACCACCGTCGGCCCGCCGGCTCAGCTGCCGATTCAAAACGATCTGTATGTCGCCAACGTAGGTTGCGAACGCTGTCACGGGCCGCGGAAGCAGCACGCTTTACTCGCGCATCAGGGACGCGGCGAAGAATCCAAACCGTTGGTCCAGTATGCATCTGCCGAGGCTTATATCGATGCCTGTGCCCAGTGTCATCGCGACGAGAGTTCGGTCTCGCCGACGGCGCAGCCGCACGAACTGGTTCGTTTCCAGCCGTATGGTTTGAAACGCAGTCGTTGTTATCTCGAATCGCCCGACAAACTAACCTGTTCGACCTGCCACGATCCTCACGACACCGTCTCGCACGACCGCACCGTCTACATCCAGCAATGCCAGCAGTGCCATCAACCGGGCCGCGATTCATTGTGCACCGCCAGCCCCCAAGGGGATTGCATCGATTGTCATATGCCCGCCACCGAGTGGACGGCGGGGATCGCGTTCCATGATCACGAGATCCGAATTCACGAGGCTCTCGCACCAAAACACTCCACGCCGCAGGTGAAGCCTTGA
- a CDS encoding DUF58 domain-containing protein, whose product MSAESYLKPEVLNQIKRLDLRAQMVVRGFLQGLHASPYHGFSVEFSEHRRYSKGDDPKTIDWLVYAKTDKYYVKRYESETNLTGYLMMDLSRSMGFTHRQQFSKFEYSICLAASLCYLMIMQQDPVGLLTFSDKLRANLPARSRRSQVTDLLAQLSRLKPEGETDLGDSLHRVAAMLPHRSLLMIFSDLLGDPEPVYRALAQLRHAGHDVILFHILDESEVHFPYDGPVEFEDPETGQKMPVDATEIRQDYLEAIEEFREGYRERCSKLRVDYVPLDTSMPFDKALTEYLASRQSRF is encoded by the coding sequence ATGTCCGCCGAAAGCTATCTGAAGCCGGAAGTTCTGAACCAGATCAAGCGTCTGGATCTACGCGCTCAGATGGTCGTTCGCGGTTTTTTGCAGGGCCTGCACGCCAGCCCATACCACGGGTTTTCGGTCGAGTTCAGCGAGCATCGCCGCTACAGCAAAGGGGACGACCCCAAGACGATCGATTGGCTGGTCTACGCCAAGACCGACAAGTATTACGTCAAACGATACGAATCGGAAACGAATCTGACAGGCTATCTGATGATGGACCTCAGTCGATCGATGGGGTTTACGCATCGCCAGCAGTTTTCGAAGTTTGAATATTCGATCTGCCTGGCCGCGTCGCTCTGCTATCTGATGATCATGCAGCAGGATCCGGTGGGGCTGCTGACGTTCAGTGACAAGTTGCGAGCGAATCTGCCGGCCCGCAGTCGTCGCAGCCAGGTGACCGATCTGTTGGCCCAGCTTTCGCGGCTGAAGCCCGAAGGGGAGACCGACCTCGGCGACAGCTTGCACCGCGTCGCGGCGATGTTGCCACACCGCAGTCTGTTGATGATCTTCTCCGATCTGCTGGGTGATCCCGAGCCGGTTTATCGAGCCCTTGCGCAATTGCGACACGCCGGGCACGACGTGATTCTGTTTCACATCTTGGACGAATCCGAAGTCCATTTCCCGTACGATGGGCCCGTCGAATTCGAGGATCCCGAAACGGGACAAAAGATGCCTGTCGATGCGACCGAGATCCGCCAGGATTACCTGGAAGCGATCGAAGAGTTTCGCGAAGGCTATCGCGAGCGGTGCAGCAAGTTGCGAGTCGATTACGTGCCGCTGGACACCAGCATGCCCTTCGACAAAGCCCTCACGGAATACCTCGCCAGCCGTCAATCGCGGTTTTAG
- a CDS encoding site-2 protease family protein: MMSRRFKLGTFFGIALFIHWSFFLLPAWIAYSEWSNGGQWIDVLLTLGFVVLLFTCVILHEYGHVLAARAFGVGTRDITMLPIGGVARLERMPQEPWQELIVAVAGPAVNVLIATCLGIGIIAVYGFNLSDSGDSNMFAHRLFAVNIALIVFNMIPAFPMDGGRVFRSIASMFTNHRRATWMAMRLGQVIAVVLFVLGLTYNQPFIPLIAAFIFWVGMMEYRQVDIASQVKDLRVRDAMLRQFCVASIDSPVAEFAERAADQLQRTFPVVDNGVYRGVLPLEQLATAMQTNTSQQTVGQIMQWDTITVDENDLLEEVLVGMPRGTTQIPVLDSDHKVVGLLDTDTCLRRVALRSGRQTDPDAVSSIDYYSPAGDER; encoded by the coding sequence ATGATGTCGCGCCGCTTCAAGCTGGGAACTTTCTTTGGTATCGCACTGTTCATCCACTGGAGCTTCTTTCTGTTGCCCGCTTGGATCGCGTATTCCGAATGGAGCAACGGGGGCCAATGGATCGACGTCCTGCTGACTCTCGGTTTTGTCGTACTGCTGTTCACGTGTGTGATCCTGCACGAATACGGACACGTGCTGGCAGCTCGCGCCTTTGGCGTCGGGACGCGCGACATCACGATGCTGCCGATCGGCGGTGTCGCCCGACTAGAACGGATGCCGCAAGAACCGTGGCAAGAATTGATCGTGGCCGTTGCCGGGCCGGCCGTCAACGTGTTGATCGCAACCTGCCTGGGGATCGGGATCATCGCGGTCTACGGTTTCAATCTTTCCGACAGCGGCGACAGCAACATGTTCGCCCATCGTTTGTTTGCGGTGAACATCGCGCTGATCGTGTTTAACATGATCCCCGCCTTCCCGATGGATGGCGGCCGCGTCTTCCGTTCGATCGCATCGATGTTTACCAACCATCGCCGGGCCACATGGATGGCGATGCGATTGGGGCAAGTGATTGCGGTCGTGCTGTTTGTCCTCGGCCTAACCTACAACCAGCCCTTCATTCCACTGATCGCCGCCTTTATCTTCTGGGTTGGAATGATGGAGTATCGGCAGGTCGATATCGCATCACAAGTGAAGGATCTTCGCGTCCGCGATGCCATGCTGCGGCAATTCTGCGTCGCATCGATCGACAGCCCCGTCGCCGAGTTCGCGGAGCGCGCGGCAGATCAATTGCAACGCACCTTCCCCGTCGTCGATAACGGCGTCTATCGTGGAGTGCTGCCGTTGGAACAATTGGCCACCGCGATGCAAACCAACACCTCACAGCAAACCGTCGGACAGATCATGCAATGGGACACGATCACAGTCGACGAAAACGACCTGTTAGAAGAGGTCTTGGTCGGGATGCCGCGTGGCACCACACAAATCCCCGTCCTCGACAGCGACCATAAAGTGGTTGGGCTGCTGGATACCGACACCTGCCTGCGACGGGTCGCGTTGCGGTCGGGACGACAGACCGATCCCGATGCCGTCTCCAGCATCGATTATTATTCTCCCGCCGGCGACGAGCGTTAG
- a CDS encoding AAA family ATPase, which produces MNTPTNKPRNLGDVLREFAQHQQTMRQELSKVIVGQNEVVEQLLAAIFTRGHCLLEGVPGLAKTLMVSTLAKILDVDFKRVQFTPDLMPSDITGTNVMEEDPNGRREFRFMEGPIFTNVLLADEINRTPPKTQAALLQAMQEREVSVGNTTYSLPDPFFTIATQNPVEQEGTYPLPEAQLDRFMFNIKVDYPSAAEEEQILTNSTRGEIVVPNKVLSGRAILNVQKLVQSVAVSPYAIKYASMLVRATRPRDPSAPDYIKEMVDWGAGPRAGQFLINGGKAIAAMDGRFSVDIDDMRHVAVPILRHRVSTNFQAQAEGVTTDDLVARLIKDVPVPEAPKFAQ; this is translated from the coding sequence ATGAACACTCCAACCAACAAGCCACGCAACCTGGGCGACGTGCTGCGAGAATTCGCTCAGCATCAACAGACGATGCGGCAGGAATTGAGCAAGGTGATCGTGGGGCAGAACGAGGTTGTCGAGCAATTGCTGGCGGCGATCTTCACTCGCGGCCACTGTCTGTTAGAAGGTGTTCCCGGCCTGGCTAAGACGCTGATGGTCAGCACGCTTGCGAAGATCTTGGACGTCGATTTCAAGCGGGTCCAGTTTACTCCCGACCTGATGCCGTCGGACATCACCGGCACCAACGTGATGGAGGAGGACCCGAACGGCCGCCGCGAATTCCGCTTTATGGAAGGGCCGATCTTCACCAACGTCTTGTTGGCCGACGAGATCAACCGGACTCCGCCCAAGACCCAAGCGGCGTTGCTGCAAGCGATGCAGGAACGCGAGGTCAGTGTCGGCAATACGACTTACAGTCTGCCCGATCCGTTTTTTACGATCGCCACGCAGAACCCTGTCGAGCAAGAGGGAACGTATCCGTTGCCCGAAGCTCAACTGGATCGCTTCATGTTCAACATCAAAGTCGACTATCCGTCGGCGGCTGAGGAGGAACAGATCCTGACCAACTCCACCCGCGGCGAGATCGTGGTACCGAACAAGGTCCTGTCGGGGCGGGCGATTCTGAACGTGCAGAAGTTGGTGCAAAGCGTGGCGGTCAGCCCGTATGCGATCAAATACGCATCGATGTTGGTCCGCGCCACGCGGCCTCGCGATCCGTCGGCTCCCGATTACATCAAGGAGATGGTCGACTGGGGTGCTGGTCCGCGAGCTGGTCAGTTTCTGATCAACGGTGGCAAAGCGATCGCCGCGATGGATGGACGCTTCAGCGTCGACATCGACGATATGCGGCACGTGGCCGTTCCGATCCTGCGGCATCGCGTCAGCACGAACTTCCAGGCCCAGGCCGAAGGGGTGACGACCGACGACTTGGTCGCTCGACTGATCAAAGACGTCCCCGTTCCCGAAGCCCCCAAGTTCGCTCAATGA
- a CDS encoding helix-turn-helix domain-containing protein, with translation MQNMTKSTRKRSEPLHPRLIKSAAEHDRALARVEELFTAKPGTAEGDELELWLLLIGAYESKEFPIDLPDPIEAIRFRMEQGNLKQKDLVPIFGSKGKVSEVLNGKRELSLTMIRNLVNQLGIPAEVLLQQRTAKMSPSLSE, from the coding sequence ATGCAGAATATGACAAAATCGACGCGCAAAAGGTCTGAGCCATTACATCCAAGGCTCATCAAGTCGGCCGCGGAGCATGATCGCGCGCTCGCCCGAGTCGAAGAACTGTTCACCGCAAAGCCGGGCACAGCCGAAGGCGACGAGCTAGAGCTCTGGTTGCTACTCATCGGCGCTTATGAGAGCAAGGAGTTCCCGATCGATTTGCCCGACCCCATCGAAGCGATCCGTTTTCGGATGGAGCAGGGAAACCTTAAGCAAAAAGACCTGGTGCCAATCTTTGGCAGCAAGGGCAAAGTGTCCGAAGTCCTCAACGGCAAACGAGAGCTTTCGCTGACGATGATTCGAAATCTAGTCAACCAGCTGGGCATTCCCGCTGAAGTCCTGCTGCAGCAGCGAACCGCTAAGATGTCGCCTTCGCTGAGCGAATGA
- a CDS encoding tetratricopeptide repeat protein codes for MLLPHAVALLAVASSVGLLLQWRTPAGDAILVFARVDVLVCSLFLSLPLALELLRRGRSASLGISAAAMFCGWGSAVALMVWASSTPPRGEISEWSLVAIRGAIGLCVASGSVGFANLVARLAGDRRKRDQPQSFHGAIERVVSAWPRRAIFAGLWILVPAVYAHAVATDLQKALTESLQNQRIALAARQADQLSQLAPTQTIDGTPLVTLLPQLQQRRTQLIDQLATATEPTSLGELAQQITTLVQLERHDEALRRIEPLTRGANFHPVALDYQGLCFQRMERPEESMAAYRRSLEFWMSQPDGDAKRSGLVSGYKGVGFAARRLQMRLLEEQAYQQLVEIAPTGEHHFLLAQCYREHQKTRLAAEQFRAAMQQDPSMQSQIEAILATLSMDHFSCLSVPR; via the coding sequence ATGTTACTCCCCCACGCGGTCGCGTTGCTCGCGGTCGCCTCGTCGGTCGGTCTGCTGTTGCAATGGCGGACGCCAGCCGGCGATGCGATCCTCGTTTTTGCGCGAGTCGACGTTTTGGTGTGCTCGCTATTTTTGAGTCTTCCGTTGGCGTTGGAGTTACTGCGCCGTGGGCGTTCCGCTTCGCTGGGGATTAGCGCCGCGGCGATGTTCTGCGGCTGGGGGAGCGCCGTCGCGCTGATGGTTTGGGCCAGCAGTACCCCGCCGCGCGGTGAGATCAGCGAGTGGAGTCTCGTTGCGATTCGGGGAGCGATCGGTTTGTGTGTGGCTAGCGGTTCGGTTGGTTTTGCGAACCTGGTCGCTCGCCTCGCTGGCGATCGTCGCAAGCGCGACCAGCCACAGTCGTTTCACGGCGCTATCGAACGCGTCGTTTCGGCGTGGCCGCGTCGGGCGATCTTTGCGGGGCTGTGGATCTTGGTTCCCGCAGTTTACGCGCACGCGGTCGCCACCGACTTACAGAAAGCGTTGACCGAATCGCTGCAGAACCAGCGGATTGCGTTGGCCGCGCGACAAGCGGATCAATTGAGTCAGCTGGCGCCAACGCAAACGATTGACGGGACTCCGCTTGTGACTCTGTTGCCGCAGTTGCAACAGCGACGCACTCAATTGATCGATCAACTGGCAACCGCGACGGAGCCGACTTCGTTGGGAGAGCTTGCCCAGCAGATCACGACGCTGGTCCAATTGGAACGCCACGACGAAGCGCTGCGGCGGATCGAGCCGTTGACCCGCGGAGCCAACTTCCATCCGGTGGCCCTCGATTATCAGGGGCTCTGTTTCCAGCGGATGGAGCGGCCCGAAGAGAGCATGGCGGCTTACCGGCGGTCGCTGGAGTTCTGGATGTCGCAGCCCGATGGCGATGCCAAGCGGTCGGGACTGGTCAGCGGATACAAAGGTGTTGGATTCGCCGCCCGGCGACTGCAGATGCGATTGCTGGAAGAGCAGGCGTATCAGCAGCTTGTCGAAATCGCACCGACTGGCGAGCATCACTTTCTGTTGGCCCAGTGTTATCGCGAGCATCAAAAGACGCGGCTGGCGGCCGAGCAATTTAGGGCCGCGATGCAGCAAGATCCAAGCATGCAAAGTCAGATCGAAGCGATCCTGGCGACGCTGTCGATGGATCATTTTAGTTGTCTGAGCGTCCCGCGATGA
- a CDS encoding type II toxin-antitoxin system HigB family toxin — protein MRIIARKTLVEFWTKYPRAEEQLKAWYAEADAASWTSPADVKAKYGNASILKDGRVVFNICGNGYRLVAWIKYEYYTVYIRFIGTHAEYDKIDAQKV, from the coding sequence ATGAGGATCATCGCCCGCAAAACCTTGGTCGAGTTCTGGACGAAATACCCTCGGGCTGAGGAGCAACTGAAGGCCTGGTATGCAGAAGCCGACGCAGCCAGCTGGACCTCGCCTGCCGACGTCAAAGCCAAGTATGGCAACGCAAGCATCCTCAAGGACGGACGAGTTGTGTTCAATATCTGCGGCAACGGTTACCGATTGGTCGCCTGGATCAAATACGAGTACTACACCGTCTATATCCGCTTCATTGGAACGCATGCAGAATATGACAAAATCGACGCGCAAAAGGTCTGA
- a CDS encoding sugar phosphate isomerase/epimerase family protein has protein sequence MSQTRIAVRLGSLNLPFKKALLMAAKMGAGAVEIDARTELRPAELTDTGVRQFRKMLDDLNLRISSIRFQTRRGYDVADDLDRRVEATKQTLRMAFRLGTDVVVNQIGQVPSDPESAAWDQLRTVLDDINRYGAHIGAFLTPETGTEEGADLLRLLDANEESFTPVAFNPGNLIINRFSAGEALRVLGDRVRLICARDGVQDLAAGRGIEVPLGQGLADFHDILGYMENYHYQGWVVVQRSGAADPIAEIADAVGYLANM, from the coding sequence GTGTCTCAAACTCGTATCGCCGTCCGACTTGGATCTCTGAACCTGCCCTTTAAGAAAGCTTTGCTTATGGCGGCAAAGATGGGAGCCGGTGCTGTCGAAATCGACGCCAGAACCGAGCTGCGTCCAGCCGAACTAACCGATACAGGTGTTCGGCAGTTCCGGAAGATGCTGGATGATCTGAATTTGCGGATTAGTTCGATCCGTTTTCAAACCCGCCGCGGCTACGACGTCGCCGACGATCTGGACCGCCGCGTCGAAGCGACCAAGCAGACGTTGCGGATGGCGTTCCGGTTGGGGACCGATGTCGTCGTCAACCAAATCGGCCAAGTTCCCAGCGATCCGGAGAGCGCCGCCTGGGATCAGCTTCGCACCGTGTTGGATGATATCAATCGCTATGGCGCGCACATCGGTGCCTTCTTGACTCCCGAAACGGGGACCGAAGAGGGAGCGGATCTGTTGCGGTTGTTGGACGCCAACGAGGAATCGTTTACGCCGGTCGCCTTCAATCCGGGTAACCTGATCATCAACCGCTTCTCCGCCGGCGAAGCCCTCCGCGTTTTGGGCGATCGGGTTCGATTGATCTGCGCTCGCGATGGGGTTCAAGATCTGGCGGCGGGTCGCGGGATCGAAGTTCCTCTTGGTCAGGGGCTTGCCGATTTTCACGACATCCTCGGCTACATGGAAAACTATCACTATCAAGGTTGGGTCGTGGTGCAACGCAGCGGCGCCGCCGATCCAATCGCCGAGATCGCCGACGCCGTCGGTTATCTGGCCAATATGTAA